A region of the Arachis hypogaea cultivar Tifrunner chromosome 15, arahy.Tifrunner.gnm2.J5K5, whole genome shotgun sequence genome:
CTTTTCTAGAAAGCACTCAACTGGCAAGACCTTCCAATCCAATATGCAAATTAATCAGAGTATCCGCGCCAAATTCAATTTACTAGAACACCAGCAAATACATACCAAATTTTTGTTACCTTAATGGATTGCAACTCTGGATATCTAGCAATCAAAGATCGTATATAGAGGATTCTAACACGGGAAACAAGCATTGTATCCATTACTCGCTTTGGCTCCATTTTctgaataaaagagaaaacagCATCCCTAATTTCAGCAAGTATCTCATGTTCCCTGAAGGAACCACCTTTAATGACTGCAGCTAGAACCTGCAATCGTTGCATTTCTACCCTGTAAGTGTAATGGATATTATCATGCTGTTCGTACTTTATTTTGTCTAGACAGAAGATGCAGAGCAATCAACATCAGAGCAAATTTTTTCAAGGGTGTCTTGGTCTGCTCTTACATTTGTTATGGGATATAATTGTGTTTATGGCCTTCCATTGATTCTCTCTGCATTTAAAGGAATTTCAATTCCTGATATGCAAAGAGGTATTTTTTTAGCAATTTAATCTTactgtttcattttattttctcattcaTAAGGGATTCTATTGTCTCACCAGGTACACCTTCTCTTCTGTCTCGAATATCAGAATAAATTAAACAAACCAATAATCATCACAACacctaaaaaaactaaatatttatAAACTTTCAAGCTTGATTGAGTATAATTCTTAAGCCCAAATTTTGGCAACTAGAAATGGAACTCACAATGCGGATCTGCCCAAAACCTTCAGTGCATCTAGGAACTGTACCATCCAATGAGTAATTAGCAGATTACCAGAGACATGGAATTGTTAAATTTTAGACTTGTGATAAGGATTTTACGAGAACTCCTCCCCCCAAAAAGGCTTAAAATACGACACATCTCCACACACATTATAATTCATCCATTCTCAACAAAATAAATGCTACACATATCAATATAATACCAGCATCAGAAGCTTGTTTGCACCATCAGCAATGGCAGCATGGCCATCATATTGATCTGGATTAAAGTCATTCAGGGCAGCAGTAAGATATTCACCCGCTGGGGTAACCTTATCTTTCTCAGAACCAGATCTAACTATAGCAAATGTGCCAGCATTTTTATCTGTCACCAAGGGTGAAGGAAGAACATCCATGGAACGAGATCTTGTATTATTGCTGGGATCATTCCATATTCCAAACAATGAGAATATAGCCAATAATCACCAGAatcatatgatttgaaaaaaatacaataacaaaacCTACAGGAACTAAATTAGAATATACCTCCCTATATTTTGAGGCTGAACATTAACTGATCCCTTGGATGATGTACTTGAAAACTGTAAATAAAGGAAGAATTTTTTCAAACAAAAACACTACATAGACAGCATGAAAGCAGGCAATAAAATAATGGTCACTATTTTTGGTTGTGTTATCTATCCCATATATATGCTCAAAGAAAGCCAACATAGAAGAGACAGAATTTGAGAACTTATCTAGTGAAGAGAATAACATGAAGAAGTTTTACAATCCACCAAAAGAATACAGAAGAATTAGGCATAGCGGAAAatagtgataaaataaaataatctagttatatttataaattaggaGATCTCTTTTCATAGAGTATTTTTCGCCTGTGAATGTATGAACTGTACTAGCCCAACCCGTGAATGTTATCATGACATCAAGATAATCACGCATATTAagtttaagaataaataaattgaacatCTATATATAACTATTCTAATATCAACATCAACATTTACTTATATTTTGAAGATAATtttatacaacaacaacaaagtcttgtcccactaggtggggtcggctacatgaatcaaacgacgccattgagctctgtcatgtatcatgtctacagagagaccgtttacatgtagatctcgtttgaccatctcaaggatggtcttcttaggtcttcctctgcctttcactccttgtccatcttccatctcaccCACCCTCCTAATTGGATGTTCTGTCGgttttcttctcacatgtccaaaccatctaagacgcgattctaccatcttttccacaatgggtgctactccaactctctccatTATATcgtcgttccttattttatccaatcgtgtTTGagcactcatccatctcaacatcttcatctctgccacacttagcttatgttcgtgctccccttttgGCCGCCCAATACTCCGTACCATAATCATAGTCGGTCTTATAGCAGTGCGATATAATTTATCTTTAAGTTTGAAAtgcacttttttgtcacatataaaaccagatgtaccccgccattttgaccaacctgtttggatcctatgatttacatcctgttcaatctctccattatcctatatgatgcacccaagatacttaaaacttttaacttttcgtggGTGTTTtatccaatcttcacctctatattagagtTTTTCCTTCTCAgaccgaacttacattccatatattccgtcttgctacggcttatgcgcagaccatatacTTCTAGAGCTtttctccataagtccaactttttatttaggtcttcccttgactctcccataaggacaatatcatcggcaaaaagcatgcaccatgtcacaggctcttggatgtgctatGTGAATACtttcaagactaatgtgaaaagatatagacttaaggatgatccctggtgtaatcctattaTTGGAACTATGAAGTTATAGTGAACATTAAATCCAATTATTGGAACTATGAAGTTATTCAATGTAGCTTGTTAATTAATATGCAcacaaaatatatgtatatacaccACCACAAATGAGAACAGTTATTTTGTTATGAAATAAAATTTGCCTACCTGAGGCGATCCAGACAAAGACTTTTTCTCTgttaatttatcaaataatttCTCATTTTCTTCGTGCAACCTCTGCAAAATATTGAATTGAAAATTAAGCACATCAAAACTTAATATAGCAAAAGAATCCTACAAAATAAACATTCACTTATGGCATGACGCAATTttattttgcatgcttccttttttgGGATAAGTAAAATAGCAGATCTTTTAATCTAGAAAGTTTATCAGAAGAGAAAACCAAAAGAGTCAGTTGCAGGTCTAGTATTCTCCCCTTTTCATGAATATTAAGACGGTTAGCAAGTATCTCATCGGGGGCAGGCCAAGATTTACAAGAATTGGTGCCATTTGACCAACTAGTTATTGCTTAGCAAAAATTTTCTCAGTTGAATACATGGGTGCAAAAGATGTTTTGATGGGgaaaaaaagaagtaaaagagTCTAAAGCAATAACTAGAATCCTACTTGAAGGATAGGAAGCATTCCAGTCAGATAAATTGTTATGTATAACAGACCTCAATTAGAGCATCGCGTTTCTTGAGTTCTGCTTCCAGTTTCATGTTTACTGTAGAAGAATTCATGTCATTCCCACTACCAATGGAATTCATGCCATTTGACCCAGTACTGCTGGATCTAAGAACTTCATTGAATCGTGCTTCAAGGGTTCCAATTTTAGCCTGTAACAAAAAGACAAACAGACATTAAGTATATTAGCTGGCAAGTATCAAGAAAACAGATCACATGCATCTAAAGAAAAAAGCTGCTAACGCCACATTATACAACAAAGCTATAGCTCATAGCTGCAGGTCATGGTCCACAGTGCCATGTCACAGACAATGGAATGAAATACTTGAAAGACATGGTTTGTTTAGCACCTAAACTAAACAAATTGGCCCACCGGTTCTATATTACTCACAATCAAAAGGATCCTTGCAAAAATTTCCACTCCAGAAGAATAGACATCTAGTAAATGGGCAAAAGGAAGACAATGCAGGGAGCATCTCAAAATTGTGCTTAGTGGTTGTTCCTTCAATCAGTGCTCTGATAAGTGATGACTGGAAGAAATCACAATGGATTATAACAACTTTAATGATTATTTGGATACAGGAAGTGATACCCAAACCTCTTTAGCAAGATAAAAGAATATGCAGAGACACAGAAGAAGGGAAGTGTAGCTTCAATGTGATTTGCATGAGAATGATTATTTCACAACTCAATAATTCATCTACTCAAATCTCATCATAAACCAAGATGAATAAGTCAATAAGAGGTGGCTGAATTGCATACAAAGGTTGATCCTGAAATGTCATTATTTTCATAACATTGTCAAAGCATAAGAAATGAAAGGATTACGAATGAATGGACACACTTGATGAAGTTACTGCATTAGATACGTGGACACACTAGAGATGATAGAATTAGGAATTGATGCGTTAGAGAGAGTTGAAATAGTGCCTCTTGGAGAAAATATGGTAGAATATTATTGACTTAGATGGTTTGAGCATGAATAGAAAAATTAATGAGATGTAAGAGTTgtccaatatatatataaaaaacacTGGTAAAactattaaaagaaaaacaatataAAATGCTTTTGGTTTGAATGTTAAACTGATTCACAACAAAATACTCTCACATCTTTTATCCATATAGCCGACTCCACTTAGTGAAACAAGCCTCAATTTTTTTGCATAAAAAGCTCATTTTCATCATTTTCAGAACATCTAAGTTTTATATCAGAAAAAAAAGTATCATTATATAAGAGAACACTTATAAATTGGACTTGATAAATCATTTCTGGAAATGTCTAATGAATGCTTTCCTTGTAATAGGATATCAACCTGCAAGGTTTGGATGGTTGAATCCCGCTGTTGTATCTTCAAGTTTTGTTCTTGCTCTAACTGTAACAGACGAGAAACTTGATTTCTAAGCTGAGCACTTTGTTCTTTCTCTATGTTATGATTATCTTCCAGAAGAATATGCTCTGCCTGAGCAAAGAAACAACAATGTAAAACATTGCAAGCCTTTTGTTCAACAGTAACAATCAAATATTGAAAGGACAAAATGATTTTTTGCAAAATAGTGGAAACCAAAGAACATTTTGCAGTGAAAAATTATCTATATATTTCAAGAGAACAAAGCATATATGACTTCTTTCAACAATATATCAGATTGGAGTTTTGAGGGGGGGAGGGAGATTACTATTTGATGAGAACAAATAATATAACATGGCATCTGCAGAAGTTGTAATTGACCAAATGCACACCAAGAATGCAAgcccaaaaatatatataaacaacTGCAACAAATGAAATATTTTGGTTGTGTTTATTTAGCCACATAAGAAACATTCAAATGCTGAACAAGAATCTTGTTACTTGCCACATGTGAAGAATATATTGTTATCTACCAGAGTAACATCATTACAGTGTGTTACATGGAGAAAGCAACATTGCCAAACTATTTTAGAAACCTGCCACCATAtccatgacactcaaataaattACCATACCTTTAGATCTGTCTGCAATGTAGAAGTAACTTTCCATGCCTTCTGAACTTCATTGAAGAGTAGAACACACTGATCATTTGCGTCTTTAAGCAACTGCTTAAGTCCCAGAACCTCTTCCTTCAGATCTTGGACTTCTTTCTCTCTTGCATACAATTCCTTCCGGGAATCATTCGCCTATAAGAGCCATGACACGTTAAATCTAAATAGCAAAATTGTAATCTTGAACTCTTTGTTGCAATGACCTAAAAAGACTTGTAAGGTCAGAAGGACAAATACAAGGAAAAGTATAGTGAACTGAATTCTAACCAGGTTAATCAGTTACACCACATCTATGAATCAATCTTGCATTATATGGTCTCTTTCTTTTAAACTAGCAAATCACATTTCAAATCACACAGAAGATAGCAGGGGATGAAGGCCAAAGAAAGAAATGGGGATAGGGAAGAACATACATCATCTCCCCACTTCATTGTAACTTGGTTTCCAAGGCTTAGTACAGAATTTTGTGCTCTGGCAGAGAAACTGACAGACGATAATGTCTCGGATAAATTTGAAATACTTGGACATAAATTCACTATCATCAGTGTTTTTGAACTCCCACCTATAAACATCAAAGAGAATTTACAACAAAGGTGATTATGTGCCTGAATTTAAGCAAACATAACAGAATTCCAAATCATGACAAtgcaatataaataattatattgagAATCAGTTTCTATGGCAAACGAAAGCACCACAGATTATATTCACAGTGTCACTTCACACTTTTAACAGAGTTTTTCTACACAGTGGAGGGATAAGAAGTTATCCATTGGTGGAATAAGTCAAAAACCATAGATGGAGTAAAAACCCACTTTACTAGTATTATACCACCAAACTTGGACTACTGTATGCCTTTTACAGATTGGCATATATGGGTTCATTCACTGCCCAACATCCTCCACATACAACACTACCTATCTTATAGATGTGCTGTAAAAATTTCGTTCAGATTTCAGTAATCGTTTTCATCACAGACCTTTACTATCCAGCTTGAATTTACAAACAGATAAGATATCACTATATTAACAAACCAAAACACCACCACCAGGGCCAACATGTCAAAGCATTTTAACATCTCGACAAGCACAGACAATCTATTATTGTCATCAATATATCAAGAATCTAATGTACAATGACCAGGAGAGTAATAGGAGTTAGGGAATTCTCTAGAAGAGTCTAGAAGTTAGAAGTGGCTACTGACCTGTCAAGACAGTGCCAGCTACCACAGTTCCCTCTAACCAACTCAGATTCTCCTGACTAACTTAAGTGTGTATTGACTCTCCTGCCCCTCTTCACTAACTAGCTGAAAACACACTCCTCTCTATGTATACAAGCACAGATTCAGTGCTTTTGTGattcattattcataattatCAATTCCTACTTCTCTTTctagttttctctcttctctcttctctctactgTCTCTTCTCTAACTCTATAAAGAGTACACAAATGCCACcattagtttataaataaatagaaataagaagaattaccAAGCGAGTCTGCAAGCAGTTTGGTTATCAATGAGTTCTCATAAGGAATAGCATCCTTCTTTGAGGTCAAAGAAGACAAAACATCTCCCAAACTGTAAAGACAAATATAAAATGCAGCAAGAAATGAGAGAAATTTCTAAACTTTCTAtaacacttcaacatgaatgaaAACGGAAATCATGATTTTACAAGGAGAAATCACGTTACGATTCAGTTTTGTAGATTTTAAGCATATCACCTAATTTGTGGTTCAAAGAGTATTTCAAACGGGTCTGTGTGCATGCACATATGACACACCGTAGACTTCACAACACAAAAAGGGTAGGTTTATTCATAAGTTATACATTTGGAGAAACTCTGGTTTGGGTTGCGATAACTTGCATAATGCATATGTTTCCACCTATTACTACTGGATTACATTTCTGTGGTGCACTCATTCCAATCCATTCCCCCATCTGTTCCAACATTGTTCTGTTGCTGTTTCTCTATGCAATGAATTGCTTGTCCTTCTATGTGAAACTACCTATTAATATTTGATGGCACCAGTTTGGGGTTTTAAATCGATTCCCAACCTGAACATCATTCTGCAGGTATCTATTAGAATAGATTGTTTGGCATTTGTTACAGAAGCTAGCGTAGTTTATTTCATTGGTACAATTTTTGTTGACCGGCATATCAACAGAAACAAGCCCCCTAAGGAGAATACAAAGTTGATATAGTCATACAAGGCAAACTATTTGTAGATTAATTCCCCAAGCAGAATTAGTTATAATAAGAGACCATTACTTAACTCTCCCAAAACTTAAACTATTGAATAAGGCACTTAAAATAACTTTTTCTTTTATCTAAGACGTTCCCTCATGCAAGAAATCATTCAGCCTGAAGCATGAATGTATAGGCTCCCTTACCATGTGTTGCATGGTAACATTTAAGAAGAATGGATTGAACTCTAGACCATTTGGTAATAAAAGGATCATATAATGAACCCTATTCGCCTCTACCAAAAGTAAATTAAGCTTGCTAGGTTGTGGTACAGCAAgaagtcttttttttttagttaactaATGTTGAGCAAGCACCATTTACACCATGTAATAAAAAGAGACAAACCACCAAAAATCTAGGATAACAGATAACATTTGAACCAAATCACATgaatagacaaaaaaaaatattagctgGCTAGTAGGCAAATAAAACATATagttgaaagagaagaaaaatgttAAGAATTAAAATGACATACGCTGAAAGTGACTTCATAACATGCAGCAAATCTGTGACACGCTCACCACTATCATCTTCCGTTATTAAACCTTCACTTCCGGCCAAATCAACAAGAGAGAGTTTGCTATATGAGTTTTCACCGTTGATCAAATTGTTATGAAATATGTGTATTGTGACAATCCTGAAAATGAAGGCATATTAGAGAAAGGCACTTGTCTACATTAGTGAACAGTACCAAGGAAAAAACCACTAACACAGGACAGATGAACATAAAATCGCACAAAAATCTTTCACTTACTTTTTACCCTAGAATATTATCATGGTAATAAATTTGAAGAAACCTAAGGCAAACTAATGGATCTTGTTGCTTAAttaggccattattttattaCGATTCATGCATTACATACTTCCTTCTTCTATTGTTACTTAACCGAGTCAACCAAGTGCAAAACTTTTTTTGCGAAATAagaaaatttatacatattataATAGAACATCCTGAGTGCACTGATATCACCAACTACCTTAGTGGAAATAAGCTATCAGTTGAAGTATATCatgcaaaaacaaactgaaatcaTGAAACAATGTACAATATGAGCATGTATGTTGTGAGCAGGGAAGTTAGACCATACAAATGAGAAACATTAATCTTTAGTGTATCATTTCCTCGACTCTGAAATGCAGCTTTCAAAACCCTAACAAACTCTGGAGGGTTATCAACTTTTTCCTGCACTAGTTCTATGAAACATTCAGGCAATCCAAAAGAGACTTTAGGCTTGCTTTTCCCTGACACCAAGACAAGATCTCTAGCCTGCAGGAACATTTAAAAAAGAAGGCCTTGATAATCTAATGCCAACCAAAACCAGGAAGCAAACAGTGGATACCAGAAAAGTTGTATATAGTAAGTAAAAGAGAACAGGACCTGTTCATTATAGAGCTCAAAAACGGTAATGCTAAATTGGTACTGAGAAGTGGCAGTTGAATCTGAGTTGGCTAAATCAAACAGCTCCTCAAAACAACGAGCATATAGACCTCGATCATAGTCTGGTCCTTCCTGAGAACAATGAATGAACATCAAAAATACAAATTTAGGCGCAATATTCTTGACTTTAAGTGAAAGAATGGGTAAAATAATTGACTTCATTTATCAGATAGGATTTCCATTTTTCAATTAGCATTGAATTCAAGACCTTCATGCAACTATTTATTTCTTTTGAGAAGCAGgctgttacctagattatttttttatcaataataagttcttctcattgttgaagagaatgaaaaatccccctttaaaaatatttgttgagttattacaccttatatactatg
Encoded here:
- the LOC112747321 gene encoding kinesin-like protein KIN-14B isoform X5 → MADQRNQWSWDVTGFEQLKPQSPEGGNQRLNASPTRWQSMSSSLPPPQSVASKVQRLKDNVKLARKNYLQLRQEATELQAYANAKLDRVTRYLGVLSEKSRKLDQAVLETEARISSMIYEKKRLFNDLLTSKGNIRVFCRTRPLFKDEGPSVIEFPNDFTIRVNTGDESLSHSEKDFEFDRVYGSHVGQAELFTDVQPLVQSALDGYNVSIFAYGQTNSGKTHTMEGPDYDRGLYARCFEELFDLANSDSTATSQYQFSITVFELYNEQARDLVLVSGKSKPKVSFGLPECFIELVQEKVDNPPEFVRVLKAAFQSRGNDTLKINVSHLIVTIHIFHNNLINGENSYSKLSLVDLAGSEGLITEDDSGERVTDLLHVMKSLSALGDVLSSLTSKKDAIPYENSLITKLLADSLGGSSKTLMIVNLCPSISNLSETLSSVSFSARAQNSVLSLGNQVTMKWGDDANDSRKELYAREKEVQDLKEEVLGLKQLLKDANDQCVLLFNEVQKAWKVTSTLQTDLKAEHILLEDNHNIEKEQSAQLRNQVSRLLQLEQEQNLKIQQRDSTIQTLQAKIGTLEARFNEVLRSSSTGSNGMNSIGSGNDMNSSTVNMKLEAELKKRDALIERLHEENEKLFDKLTEKKSLSGSPQFSSTSSKGSVNVQPQNIGSNNTRSRSMDVLPSPLVTDKNAGTFAIVRSGSEKDKVTPAGEYLTAALNDFNPDQYDGHAAIADGANKLLMLVLAAVIKGGSFREHEILAEIRDAVFSFIQKMEPKRVMDTMLVSRVRILYIRSLIARYPELQSIKVLPVECFLEKANSGRSRSSSRGSSPGRSPVQYFDEQIRGFKVNIKPEKKSKFSSVVLKIRGIDEDTWRQQVTAVKLREITEEAKGFAVGNKPLAALFVHTPAGELQRQIRIWLAESFDFLSLTANDAPGGSTGQLELISTAIMDGWMAGLGAAQPSNTDVLGQLLLEYSKCVYTSQLQHLKDIAGTLGTEEADNAAQVAKLRSALESVDLKKRRILQQMRSDVALFTLENGDSPVQSPSTAAEDSRLASLISLDSILKQIKDITRLSNMNTIGRSKKRAVLVSLDELTQRMPSLLEIDQPCAQRHIADARRMIEMKAV
- the LOC112747321 gene encoding kinesin-like protein KIN-14B isoform X4, which gives rise to MIYEKKRLFNDLLTSKGNIRVFCRTRPLFKDEGPSVIEFPNDFTIRVNTGDESLSHSEKDFEFDRVYGSHVGQAELFTDVQPLVQSALDGYNVSIFAYGQTNSGKTHTMEGPDYDRGLYARCFEELFDLANSDSTATSQYQFSITVFELYNEQARDLVLVSGKSKPKVSFGLPECFIELVQEKVDNPPEFVRVLKAAFQSRGNDTLKINVSHLIVTIHIFHNNLINGENSYSKLSLVDLAGSEGLITEDDSGERVTDLLHVMKSLSALGDVLSSLTSKKDAIPYENSLITKLLADSLGGSSKTLMIVNLCPSISNLSETLSSVSFSARAQNSVLSLGNQVTMKWGDDANDSRKELYAREKEVQDLKEEVLGLKQLLKDANDQCVLLFNEVQKAWKVTSTLQTDLKAEHILLEDNHNIEKEQSAQLRNQVSRLLQLEQEQNLKIQQRDSTIQTLQAKIGTLEARFNEVLRSSSTGSNGMNSIGSGNDMNSSTVNMKLEAELKKRDALIERLHEENEKLFDKLTEKKSLSGSPQFSSTSSKGSVNVQPQNIGSNNTRSRSMDVLPSPLVTDKNAGTFAIVRSGSEKDKVTPAGEYLTAALNDFNPDQYDGHAAIADGANKLLMLVLAAVIKGGSFREHEILAEIRDAVFSFIQKMEPKRVMDTMLVSRVRILYIRSLIARYPELQSIKVLPVECFLEKANSGRSRSSSRGSSPGRSPVQYFDEQIRGFKVNIKPEKKSKFSSVVLKIRGIDEDTWRQQVTAVKLREITEEAKGFAVGNKPLAALFVHTPAGELQRQIRIWLAESFDFLSLTANDAPGGSTGQLELISTAIMDGWMAGLGAAQPSNTDVLGQLLLEYSKCVYTSQLQHLKDIAGTLGTEEADNAAQVAKLRSALESVDLKKRRILQQMRSDVALFTLENGDSPVQSPSTAAEDSRLASLISLDSILKQIKDITRLSNMNTIGRSKKRAVLVSLDELTQRMPSLLEIDQPCAQRHIADARRMIESIPEDESSIGKPVTDLGSGSETDVTQWNVLQFNTGNTSPFIIKCGANSNSELIIKADARVQEPKGGEIVRVAPRPSVLEDMSLEQMKQVFAELPEALSLLALARTADGTRARYSRLYRTLAMKVPSLRNLVSELEKEGALKDVRT
- the LOC112747321 gene encoding kinesin-like protein KIN-14B isoform X6 produces the protein MADQRNQWSWDVTGFEQLKPQSPEGGNQRLNASPTRWQSMSSSLPPPQSVASKVQRLKDNVKLARKNYLQLRQEATELQAYANAKLDRVTRYLGVLSEKSRKLDQAVLETEARISSMIYEKKRLFNDLLTSKGNIRVFCRTRPLFKDEGPSVIEFPNDFTIRVNTGDESLSHSEKDFEFDRVYGSHVGQAELFTDVQPLVQSALDGYNVSIFAYGQTNSGKTHTMEGPDYDRGLYARCFEELFDLANSDSTATSQYQFSITVFELYNEQARDLVLVSGKSKPKVSFGLPECFIELVQEKVDNPPEFVRVLKAAFQSRGNDTLKINVSHLIVTIHIFHNNLINGENSYSKLSLVDLAGSEGLITEDDSGERVTDLLHVMKSLSALGDVLSSLTSKKDAIPYENSLITKLLADSLGGSSKTLMIVNLCPSISNLSETLSSVSFSARAQNSVLSLGNQVTMKWGDDANDSRKELYAREKEVQDLKEEVLGLKQLLKDANDQCVLLFNEVQKAWKVTSTLQTDLKAEHILLEDNHNIEKEQSAQLRNQVSRLLQLEQEQNLKIQQRDSTIQTLQAKIGTLEARFNEVLRSSSTGSNGMNSIGSGNDMNSSTVNMKLEAELKKRDALIERLHEENEKLFDKLTEKKSLSGSPQFSSTSSKGSVNVQPQNIGSNNTRSRSMDVLPSPLVTDKNAGTFAIVRSGSEKDKVTPAGEYLTAALNDFNPDQYDGHAAIADGANKLLMLVLAAVIKGGSFREHEILAEIRDAVFSFIQKMEPKRVMDTMLVSRVRILYIRSLIARYPELQSIKVLPVECFLEKANSGRSRSSSRGSSPGRSPVQYFDEQIRGFKVNIKPEKKSKFSSVVLKIRGIDEDTWRQQVTAVKLREITEEAKGFAVGNKPLAALFVHTPAGELQRQIRIWLAESFDFLSLTANDAPGGSTGQLELISTAIMDGWMAGLGAAQPSNTDVLGQLLLEYSKCVYTSQLQHLKDIAGTLGTEEADNAAQVAKLRSALESVDLKKRRILQQMRSDVALFTLENGDSPVQSPSTAAEDSRLASLISLDSILKQIKDITRLSNMNTIGRSKKRAVLVSLDELTQRMPSLLEIDQPCAQRHIADARRMIEVVSS